One part of the Thiothrix nivea DSM 5205 genome encodes these proteins:
- a CDS encoding non-ribosomal peptide synthetase, producing MTKAEHNLTPTETATTKPPAISAGGIVEFDAADCLTLPEMMLDAVGKAADKRITYRLENGSDRVDAYTDLLQEARRLLTGLQQQGLQPKDNLILLLEKNHDIIPVFWACMLGGFRPLIMEVPEQFAAGNRAFEHVCALGKLLEARLIITSDSLYADATRLLEHLPEQTAAIGNVNSLRDHNPTLTHHVSQPDDIACFWLTSGSTGTPKCVTMKHRNILTRAEGANRFNGHNASDVYLNWLPFDHNGSLAEHIRCIKTVCNMVYLHKEDILGDPLNMLRTIDQYGITHTWGPNFIYSLMRDALKASDAEYGWDLSSIKFMISGGEPVSARTMHDFLERAGRYGYPRTGSRPSFGMAEAGGGGTTYGEPTDAEPIRFFWVENHAFNGEDVRQTTPEAPGATPIASLGRPIPGVTIRIIDQQGRVAPEDVVGHVHLKGPLMLEGYYNNPEANAECFLADGWVDTGDLGFLSGGALALTGRAKAMIIIHGRNFYSHEIEAVAEETEGVEHSFTAACAVGDVDNDTDKLAIFFHPLTDDKTQWQQMIRQIRQAIVSRIHVNPEYIIPVEREDIPKTPIGKIQRNLLARRFNQGAFAERLQAIAHLLEQDEAAPRNPLETQLADAWEAILNIRPGIHDNFFDLGGNSIKAVMVMNRFQEKIGAIFHPVSLFDAPTIAGLARYFEDNYPALFKAAEDAATEQVAEPLSATQIEHMRHYLADCLSNPNVHPDLQGGKNPRAVFILSPARSGSTLLRVILAGNPQLFSPPELYLLGFNTLREWRKFYSGRLAYVSEGLTRAIMELRSCTLEQAEQILVDMEAEDISIKQLFAQLQAWSGHRVLVDKSPPYAFNPDILKRLETEFDDPLYVHLMRHPAGMIASFEEARVDLAVDVHGDEDGAVELSGRQKGEAWWLISHQNICEFLKDIPAERQHLIKFEDMVTAPESTLRDLTDFLGVDFHTDMLEPQKDGKRRMVDGAHELSRRAGDPKFHTHQGFSSSSADRWKDVYHQDFLCEQTWQIARHYGYRFDRGVSLSDFQVQPDLANRGTPFPLTDIQQAYWAGRIGSFELGGYSVHSYTEIDGADLDMRRLQQAWQKMVDRHEMLRTIILPDGKQQILVDNPKYNIRVTELGSLDEAGVQTELMATRERLSHQVFAFDQWPLYEICVSRMDEHRYRVHLSFDAILFDARSRYILYTEFRQFYQQPTLALPPFELSFRDYVLAEQRIKDSPLYRQSREYWMRQLATLPGAPELPLAINPTTLTEPKFVQKNHFLPKQDWSRLKARAAQEQITPSCLLMTAFSDVLRTWSKQDSFTLNLTAYNRQPLHPEVNNIIGDFTSLILLDIDSPAQQSFTERAHGLQKRLWDNLNHNHFSGIEVLRELGKRSNHQAGAQMPVVFTSVLGDEISDSANSSGQQSTDWLGEVAFNVAQTPQIWFDHIAFEEGGGLLCRWNVVDTLFPAGMMDAMFDAYLGCLQKLLSEESAWRERWPDTAKRLLTPAQLEQRHAANATDAPIADELMHTLFHKQVAQRPHAPAVIAAERTLSYQELYELSNRIGHRLQTLGVQPNQLVAVVMEKGWQQVAALMGILTSGAAYLPVDPSLPEERFHYLLEFGQVDVVLTESSLHSLMNWPQDTRIVCVDDGSLTNESATLPEIRQQPTDLAYIIFTSGSTGLPKGVMIDHRGAVNTILDINARFNVTPADRAIGLSALNFDLSVYDIFGLLAAGGAVVMPQAADVRNPPQWVKLINGHQVTIWNTVPAFVGLLADYVESHPDADMDSLRLVMMSGDWIPVTLPERIQRHCNQPQVISLGGATEASIWSILYPITQVKPAWSSIPYGKPMLNQQFHVLNSALEDCPVWVPGKLYIGGVGLAKGYWRDTEKTDKAFITHPGTGERLYCTGDLGRYLPDGNIEFLGREDFQVKIQGFRVEIGEIEAALMQHPAIKTAVVDARGEVHAEKQLVAYCIAESTENLQADELRSFLRRKIPAYMVPTVYIPLRDLPLSTNGKVDRKALPDPAKVSTLESAPTVNGKSAQATATSSGIASQILDIVESVLERSGIAPNDNIFNFGATSIHMMRIVNQLEMGLGFRPQIDAFYTDPTVQGLISVYQEIHGGSEADSQPAMQVHALPSHSLLEQFHFITDPAERAAFKQAQHGIRQLDAPSIPLPGSTALDDLYARLRSYRHYSAEPIALANFSDLLSCLRQQTLRQQPKYLYGSAGGLYPLQTYVYIKPNRVESLIGGLYYYHPREHRLILLSEDELDECIYNPHINRPTYQRAAFAIFLISQLAAIAPMYQELALHFSTLEAGNISQLLRHHAPNANLGVCEIGELDFNRVRHLFTLDDSQVLVHSLVGGIPDEDAGANDTAFYQGVFASQPKVDEEEREDEEF from the coding sequence ATGACCAAGGCAGAGCACAATCTGACCCCCACAGAAACCGCAACCACCAAGCCTCCGGCTATTAGCGCAGGCGGAATTGTTGAATTTGACGCCGCAGACTGCCTGACCCTGCCGGAAATGATGCTGGATGCTGTTGGCAAAGCCGCCGACAAACGCATCACCTACCGCCTGGAAAACGGCAGCGACCGCGTAGACGCTTACACCGACCTGCTACAAGAAGCCCGCCGCCTGCTCACCGGCTTGCAGCAACAGGGCCTGCAACCCAAAGACAACCTCATCCTGTTGCTGGAAAAGAACCACGACATTATCCCGGTATTCTGGGCCTGTATGCTGGGCGGCTTCCGCCCCCTGATCATGGAAGTGCCGGAACAGTTTGCGGCAGGCAACCGCGCGTTTGAGCATGTCTGCGCCCTCGGCAAACTGCTGGAGGCACGCCTGATCATTACCAGCGACAGCCTGTACGCTGACGCAACCAGACTGCTGGAGCACCTGCCGGAGCAAACGGCTGCCATCGGCAATGTCAACTCGCTGCGTGACCACAACCCCACCCTCACCCACCACGTCAGCCAGCCGGATGACATCGCCTGTTTCTGGCTGACTTCCGGCAGCACCGGCACGCCCAAATGCGTGACCATGAAGCACCGCAATATCCTCACCCGCGCGGAAGGAGCCAACCGTTTTAATGGACACAATGCCAGTGATGTCTACCTCAACTGGCTGCCCTTCGATCATAACGGCAGTCTGGCCGAACATATCCGTTGCATCAAAACCGTGTGCAACATGGTCTATCTGCACAAGGAAGACATCCTCGGCGACCCGCTCAACATGCTGCGCACCATTGATCAATACGGCATCACCCACACCTGGGGGCCGAACTTCATTTACTCGTTGATGCGCGATGCCCTCAAGGCAAGCGACGCGGAATACGGCTGGGATTTGTCCAGCATCAAATTCATGATTTCCGGCGGCGAACCCGTATCCGCCCGTACCATGCACGACTTTCTGGAACGTGCTGGTCGTTATGGCTACCCGCGCACCGGTTCACGCCCCAGTTTCGGCATGGCGGAAGCCGGTGGCGGCGGCACTACCTACGGCGAGCCCACCGATGCAGAACCAATCAGGTTTTTCTGGGTGGAAAACCACGCGTTCAACGGCGAGGATGTGCGCCAGACCACACCAGAAGCCCCCGGAGCCACCCCGATTGCCAGCCTGGGGCGACCAATTCCCGGCGTCACCATCCGCATCATCGACCAGCAAGGCCGGGTGGCGCCGGAAGACGTGGTCGGGCATGTCCACCTCAAAGGCCCGTTGATGCTGGAAGGCTATTACAATAACCCGGAGGCCAATGCCGAATGCTTCCTCGCAGACGGCTGGGTGGATACCGGCGACCTGGGCTTTCTCAGCGGCGGCGCGCTGGCGCTGACCGGGCGCGCCAAGGCCATGATCATTATCCACGGGCGCAACTTTTACAGCCACGAAATCGAGGCCGTCGCCGAGGAAACCGAAGGGGTGGAACATTCCTTCACGGCAGCCTGCGCGGTGGGCGATGTGGACAACGACACCGACAAGCTGGCGATTTTCTTCCATCCGCTAACTGACGATAAAACGCAATGGCAACAGATGATCCGGCAGATCCGCCAGGCCATCGTCAGCCGTATTCACGTCAACCCGGAGTACATTATCCCAGTCGAACGCGAAGACATCCCCAAAACGCCGATCGGTAAAATCCAGCGCAACCTGCTGGCCAGACGCTTCAACCAGGGGGCTTTCGCGGAACGCCTGCAAGCCATCGCCCACCTGCTGGAACAGGACGAGGCCGCGCCGCGCAATCCACTGGAAACCCAGCTAGCCGACGCCTGGGAAGCCATCCTCAACATCCGCCCCGGCATCCACGACAATTTCTTTGATCTTGGCGGCAACTCTATCAAGGCCGTGATGGTGATGAACAGGTTCCAGGAGAAAATCGGCGCAATTTTCCACCCGGTTTCGCTGTTCGACGCCCCTACTATTGCCGGGCTGGCGCGCTACTTCGAGGATAACTACCCTGCATTGTTCAAGGCGGCGGAAGACGCCGCCACCGAACAGGTGGCAGAACCCTTGTCCGCCACCCAGATTGAACACATGCGCCACTATCTGGCGGACTGCCTCAGCAATCCGAACGTACACCCCGATCTGCAAGGCGGCAAAAACCCGCGCGCCGTTTTCATTCTCTCCCCTGCCCGTTCCGGCTCCACCCTGCTGCGCGTCATTCTGGCGGGCAACCCGCAACTGTTCAGCCCACCGGAACTGTACCTGCTGGGTTTCAACACCTTGCGCGAATGGCGAAAGTTTTACTCAGGCCGCCTGGCTTATGTCAGCGAAGGTCTGACCCGCGCCATCATGGAACTGCGAAGCTGTACGCTGGAGCAAGCCGAGCAGATTCTGGTGGACATGGAAGCGGAAGACATCAGCATCAAACAACTGTTCGCCCAGCTACAGGCATGGTCGGGCCACAGGGTGCTGGTGGACAAATCGCCCCCTTACGCATTCAACCCCGACATCCTCAAACGTCTGGAAACCGAATTCGACGACCCGCTGTATGTACACCTGATGCGCCACCCGGCTGGCATGATCGCCTCTTTTGAGGAAGCGCGTGTGGATCTGGCGGTGGACGTACACGGCGATGAAGATGGCGCGGTTGAACTCAGCGGACGCCAGAAAGGTGAAGCCTGGTGGCTGATCAGCCATCAGAACATCTGCGAATTCCTCAAAGACATTCCGGCTGAACGCCAGCACTTGATTAAATTTGAGGATATGGTCACCGCGCCGGAATCCACTTTACGCGACCTGACAGATTTCCTCGGCGTGGACTTCCACACCGACATGCTGGAGCCACAAAAAGATGGCAAGCGGCGCATGGTAGATGGCGCGCATGAGCTGTCCCGGCGTGCGGGCGACCCCAAATTCCATACCCACCAGGGTTTTTCTTCCAGCTCCGCCGACCGCTGGAAAGACGTTTACCACCAGGACTTCCTGTGCGAACAAACCTGGCAAATTGCCCGTCACTACGGCTACCGGTTTGACCGTGGCGTATCGTTGAGCGACTTCCAGGTACAGCCCGACCTTGCAAACCGTGGCACGCCTTTCCCGCTGACCGACATCCAACAGGCTTACTGGGCGGGCCGCATCGGCAGTTTCGAACTCGGCGGTTATTCGGTGCATTCCTACACCGAAATCGATGGCGCCGATCTGGACATGCGCCGCCTGCAACAAGCCTGGCAGAAAATGGTGGATCGCCACGAAATGCTGCGCACCATTATCCTGCCGGACGGAAAGCAGCAAATTCTGGTGGACAACCCGAAGTACAACATCCGTGTCACGGAGCTGGGCAGTCTGGATGAAGCCGGCGTACAAACCGAGCTGATGGCTACCCGCGAACGCCTGTCGCATCAGGTGTTCGCCTTCGATCAATGGCCGTTGTACGAAATCTGCGTGTCGCGTATGGACGAACACCGTTACCGGGTGCATCTCAGCTTCGACGCCATTCTGTTTGACGCGCGCAGCCGCTACATCCTCTACACAGAATTCCGGCAATTTTACCAGCAACCGACACTGGCATTGCCGCCGTTTGAGCTGTCGTTCCGCGATTACGTGCTGGCCGAACAGCGTATCAAGGATTCACCGCTGTACAGGCAGTCACGCGAGTACTGGATGCGGCAACTGGCAACCCTGCCGGGCGCGCCGGAACTACCGTTGGCAATCAACCCTACGACGCTGACAGAACCGAAGTTTGTGCAGAAAAACCATTTCCTGCCCAAACAAGACTGGAGCAGGCTGAAGGCGCGTGCCGCACAGGAACAAATCACCCCCTCCTGCCTGCTGATGACCGCGTTCTCGGATGTATTGCGCACCTGGAGCAAGCAGGACAGTTTCACCCTCAACCTGACTGCCTATAACCGCCAGCCGCTACACCCGGAAGTCAACAACATCATTGGCGATTTCACGTCCCTGATCCTGCTGGACATCGACAGCCCTGCACAACAAAGTTTCACCGAACGCGCCCACGGCCTGCAAAAACGCCTGTGGGACAATCTCAACCACAACCATTTCAGCGGCATCGAAGTGTTGCGCGAACTCGGCAAGCGCAGTAATCATCAGGCTGGCGCGCAAATGCCGGTAGTGTTCACCAGCGTACTGGGCGATGAAATCAGCGATAGCGCCAACAGTTCCGGTCAGCAAAGTACCGACTGGCTAGGCGAAGTCGCTTTCAACGTTGCGCAGACCCCACAAATCTGGTTCGACCACATCGCCTTCGAGGAGGGCGGCGGTTTGCTGTGCCGCTGGAATGTGGTCGACACCCTGTTCCCGGCGGGCATGATGGACGCCATGTTCGACGCCTATCTGGGCTGCCTGCAAAAGCTGCTGAGTGAGGAAAGCGCCTGGCGGGAACGCTGGCCGGATACTGCTAAACGCCTGTTGACACCGGCGCAACTGGAGCAGCGCCACGCCGCCAATGCCACGGACGCACCGATTGCCGACGAATTGATGCACACCCTGTTCCATAAGCAGGTTGCACAACGCCCGCACGCTCCTGCGGTTATCGCCGCCGAACGCACGCTGAGCTATCAGGAACTGTACGAGCTTTCCAACCGGATTGGCCATCGCCTGCAAACACTGGGCGTGCAACCCAACCAGCTGGTTGCGGTAGTGATGGAAAAAGGTTGGCAACAGGTCGCGGCGCTTATGGGGATTCTGACATCAGGCGCGGCCTACCTGCCGGTTGACCCTTCCCTGCCGGAAGAACGTTTCCACTACCTGCTGGAATTCGGCCAAGTGGATGTGGTGTTGACCGAAAGCAGCCTGCACAGCCTGATGAACTGGCCGCAAGACACCCGAATCGTGTGCGTGGATGACGGCTCACTGACGAACGAAAGCGCCACCCTGCCGGAAATTCGCCAGCAACCAACCGATCTGGCTTACATCATTTTCACCTCCGGCTCCACCGGCCTGCCCAAAGGCGTGATGATCGACCACCGTGGCGCAGTCAACACCATTCTCGACATCAATGCCCGTTTCAATGTCACCCCCGCAGATCGCGCCATCGGCCTGTCGGCGCTGAACTTCGACCTGTCCGTATATGATATTTTCGGCCTGTTGGCGGCGGGCGGTGCGGTGGTGATGCCGCAAGCCGCTGATGTACGCAACCCGCCGCAATGGGTGAAGCTAATCAACGGGCATCAGGTGACCATCTGGAACACAGTCCCCGCCTTCGTCGGCCTGCTGGCCGATTACGTGGAAAGCCATCCCGACGCGGACATGGACTCCCTGCGCCTGGTCATGATGAGTGGCGACTGGATTCCGGTTACCCTGCCTGAACGTATCCAAAGGCACTGCAACCAGCCGCAGGTCATCAGTCTGGGAGGCGCGACCGAAGCCTCCATTTGGTCGATCCTCTACCCCATTACGCAAGTCAAACCGGCATGGAGCAGCATCCCTTACGGCAAACCGATGCTGAACCAGCAGTTCCACGTGCTGAATTCGGCGCTGGAAGACTGCCCCGTGTGGGTTCCCGGCAAGCTGTATATCGGCGGCGTCGGGCTGGCCAAAGGCTACTGGCGCGACACCGAAAAAACCGACAAGGCGTTCATCACCCACCCCGGAACCGGCGAACGCCTGTATTGCACCGGCGACCTGGGCCGCTACCTGCCGGACGGCAATATCGAATTCCTGGGGCGTGAAGACTTCCAAGTGAAGATTCAGGGCTTCCGGGTGGAAATCGGCGAGATCGAAGCCGCGCTGATGCAGCATCCCGCCATCAAGACCGCCGTTGTGGACGCCAGGGGCGAAGTCCATGCCGAAAAGCAACTGGTCGCTTACTGCATCGCGGAATCCACTGAAAACCTGCAAGCCGATGAACTGCGAAGCTTCCTGCGGCGGAAAATCCCCGCGTACATGGTTCCCACCGTCTACATCCCCCTGCGGGATTTGCCACTGAGCACCAACGGCAAAGTTGACCGCAAGGCGTTGCCCGACCCCGCAAAGGTAAGCACCCTGGAATCAGCGCCAACCGTCAACGGTAAATCAGCACAGGCAACAGCAACTTCCTCCGGCATCGCCAGCCAGATTCTCGACATTGTCGAAAGCGTGCTGGAACGAAGCGGTATTGCTCCGAATGACAATATTTTCAATTTTGGCGCGACGTCCATCCACATGATGCGCATCGTCAACCAGTTGGAAATGGGGCTAGGTTTCCGCCCCCAAATTGATGCGTTTTACACCGATCCGACAGTACAGGGATTAATCAGCGTCTACCAGGAGATCCACGGCGGGTCTGAAGCTGACAGCCAACCGGCCATGCAGGTACACGCCCTGCCCAGCCATTCGCTACTGGAACAATTCCACTTCATTACCGATCCGGCGGAACGCGCCGCCTTCAAGCAGGCTCAACATGGCATCCGCCAATTGGATGCACCCTCCATACCACTGCCCGGCTCGACAGCGTTGGATGATTTGTATGCCAGGCTGCGTAGTTACCGGCACTATTCAGCCGAACCCATTGCTTTGGCAAACTTCAGCGACTTGCTCAGCTGCCTGCGCCAGCAAACTTTGCGGCAGCAACCCAAATACCTGTATGGCTCGGCGGGCGGCTTGTACCCGTTGCAAACCTACGTCTATATCAAGCCAAACCGGGTGGAATCGCTGATTGGCGGCCTCTATTACTACCACCCTCGGGAGCATCGCCTGATCCTGCTCTCGGAAGACGAGCTGGATGAGTGCATCTATAACCCGCATATCAATCGCCCAACCTATCAACGGGCGGCTTTCGCCATCTTCCTGATTTCACAACTGGCAGCGATTGCGCCGATGTACCAGGAACTGGCGCTGCATTTCTCCACCCTGGAAGCAGGCAACATCTCCCAGCTGCTGCGCCATCATGCGCCCAATGCCAATCTGGGGGTTTGCGAAATCGGCGAGCTGGATTTCAACCGGGTCAGGCATCTGTTCACGCTGGATGATTCGCAGGTGCTGGTGCATTCGCTGGTGGGCGGAATTCCTGATGAGGATGCGGGGGCAAACGATACGGCTTTCTACCAGGGTGTATTTGCAAGTCAGCCGAAAGTGGATGAGGAAGAACGGGAAGATGAGGAGTTTTAA
- a CDS encoding thioesterase II family protein, which translates to MNNTPTANPWFSTYNLPQQGQQRVFAFPYSGAGASIFYQWAGDFHANGIDFLGVQPPGRENRLREQAFHAMQPLLEALLPAITPLLNKPFVLFGHSLGALVGFNLCRALHQQGLPLPQTLFISAFRSPELPNPNRELHRLPEAVLLDGLRDYAGTPEEILTNREIMAFLLPLLRADFSLHETWRYQPAAPLPCPITILSGNQDPIARPESMLNWVEQTSTGFQHRQYAGDHFFLNTHRDDIIRQLQQAFIQQPNFVNNNT; encoded by the coding sequence ATGAACAACACACCGACTGCAAACCCTTGGTTCAGCACCTACAACCTGCCACAGCAAGGGCAGCAGCGCGTGTTCGCCTTTCCCTATTCAGGCGCAGGCGCATCCATTTTTTACCAGTGGGCCGGGGACTTTCACGCAAACGGCATTGACTTCCTCGGCGTACAACCGCCTGGCAGGGAAAACCGGCTGCGGGAACAGGCTTTTCACGCCATGCAACCCTTGCTGGAAGCACTGTTACCGGCCATTACCCCTTTGCTGAACAAACCGTTTGTGTTGTTTGGCCACAGCCTTGGCGCACTGGTGGGCTTCAACCTGTGCCGCGCATTGCATCAGCAAGGGCTGCCACTCCCACAGACCCTGTTCATTTCAGCCTTCCGCTCGCCCGAATTGCCCAACCCCAACCGGGAACTGCATCGGCTACCGGAGGCGGTTCTGCTGGACGGACTCAGGGATTACGCCGGTACGCCAGAAGAAATCCTGACCAACCGGGAAATCATGGCCTTCCTGCTGCCGCTGCTGCGCGCCGATTTCAGCCTGCACGAAACCTGGCGTTATCAACCGGCAGCGCCACTGCCCTGCCCCATCACCATCCTGTCGGGCAACCAGGATCCTATTGCCAGACCGGAATCCATGCTCAACTGGGTGGAGCAGACCTCCACTGGTTTTCAGCACCGGCAATATGCGGGTGACCATTTCTTTCTGAATACACATAGGGATGACATTATCCGGCAGCTACAGCAGGCTTTCATACAACAGCCAAATTTTGTCAACAACAATACCTGA
- a CDS encoding condensation domain-containing protein, producing the protein MQSAQQLLTELNRLDIKLSLADGKLRCNAPKGAMTPALRDSIKQFKPALLQLLENQRQPESGANTGGTLTPIARNGELPLSYSQERIWLLSKLDPANHFTGNIHFVFRISGLLDIAALEQALNTLIQRHEVFRIRCASVDNRPVQTAIPSIRFQLPLQDLSALSPQTTENTITAICENHALEPFDLTAAPLLRAQLLKTADRQYLFLLATHLYIFDGWSTAVLLRELSALYTAFQAGKPSPLPPLGAQYADFAHWHHQWFEGGEAARQSAWWLTKLRDAQLFTGLPLDRPRPSGASANSASVEFTVPTFLTDAIRNLSQQVGVTLFISLLAAFQSLLYAYTRQEKLATGTIVSNRRLAETEAMIGSFANNILIASDFSSGMAFCKLLQQVAKTSREAYANQDLPFERLLGKLNPSLTANPLFRTMFVLHQHQSQPGSAAGLVLADLQVEKLPDVKVLSKYDLELVMVEHGGKLSGLFVYNADIFEPATIEALRNNFFQVLKQVTANPELALTELPTFATKPVSNSSLAISGTQEYTAPRTPGEAAITRVWQDVFGIERIGVHDRFTELGGHSLLAIRLLAVLKQELDLDIRLGDMDTFPTIAELAASDS; encoded by the coding sequence ATGCAATCGGCTCAACAACTCCTCACCGAACTGAACAGGCTGGACATCAAGCTTTCGCTGGCCGACGGCAAGTTGCGTTGCAACGCCCCCAAAGGCGCAATGACCCCGGCATTACGCGACAGTATCAAACAGTTCAAACCGGCTTTACTGCAACTGCTGGAAAATCAACGGCAACCAGAAAGCGGAGCCAATACCGGCGGAACGCTCACCCCGATTGCACGCAATGGTGAACTGCCCCTGTCTTATTCCCAGGAACGTATCTGGCTGCTGAGCAAGCTTGATCCGGCTAACCATTTCACCGGCAACATCCATTTCGTGTTCCGCATCAGCGGCTTGCTGGACATAGCCGCGCTGGAACAGGCGCTCAACACGCTCATCCAACGTCACGAAGTCTTTCGCATCCGTTGTGCAAGCGTCGATAACCGCCCGGTACAAACCGCCATTCCGTCAATCCGTTTCCAGTTGCCGCTACAGGACTTGAGCGCCCTTTCCCCACAAACGACAGAGAACACCATCACAGCAATCTGTGAAAACCATGCCCTGGAGCCGTTCGATCTTACCGCCGCCCCACTGCTGCGTGCCCAATTGCTCAAAACCGCTGACCGGCAATACCTGTTCCTGCTGGCAACGCATCTGTATATCTTCGACGGCTGGTCAACGGCGGTGCTGTTACGGGAACTGTCCGCTTTGTATACTGCTTTCCAGGCAGGAAAACCTTCGCCGTTGCCACCCCTGGGTGCGCAATACGCTGATTTTGCCCACTGGCATCATCAATGGTTTGAAGGCGGGGAAGCCGCCCGCCAAAGCGCTTGGTGGCTGACAAAACTGCGTGATGCCCAGCTGTTTACCGGCCTGCCGCTGGATCGCCCCAGACCATCCGGTGCTTCCGCCAACAGCGCCAGTGTCGAATTTACTGTGCCGACCTTCCTGACCGATGCTATCCGTAACCTGTCACAACAAGTCGGCGTCACCCTGTTCATCAGCCTGCTGGCGGCCTTTCAGTCATTGCTATACGCTTACACCCGGCAGGAAAAACTGGCCACCGGCACCATCGTTTCCAACCGGCGTCTAGCTGAAACCGAAGCCATGATCGGCTCATTCGCCAACAATATCCTGATCGCTTCCGACTTTTCATCCGGCATGGCTTTCTGCAAGCTGTTGCAACAGGTGGCCAAAACCTCGCGCGAAGCCTATGCCAACCAGGATCTGCCGTTCGAACGTTTGTTGGGCAAGCTCAACCCCAGCCTGACAGCCAACCCGCTGTTCCGCACCATGTTTGTGTTGCATCAACACCAATCCCAGCCCGGTTCCGCCGCAGGGCTGGTACTGGCGGATTTGCAGGTGGAAAAGCTGCCGGATGTCAAAGTCCTGTCAAAATACGATCTGGAACTGGTGATGGTGGAACACGGCGGCAAGCTGTCCGGCCTGTTCGTCTACAATGCCGACATTTTCGAGCCAGCCACCATTGAAGCGCTCAGGAATAATTTCTTCCAGGTGCTGAAGCAGGTCACCGCTAACCCCGAATTGGCGCTCACTGAATTACCCACCTTCGCGACAAAACCGGTAAGCAATAGCAGTCTCGCGATAAGCGGAACTCAGGAATACACAGCACCCCGCACACCTGGAGAAGCAGCCATCACCCGTGTCTGGCAAGACGTGTTCGGCATTGAACGTATCGGCGTCCATGACCGCTTTACGGAACTGGGCGGGCATTCCCTGCTGGCTATCCGGCTGCTTGCCGTACTCAAACAGGAACTTGATCTGGACATCAGGTTGGGCGATATGGATACGTTTCCCACCATTGCTGAACTGGCGGCATCGGACTCATGA